The Harmonia axyridis chromosome 3, icHarAxyr1.1, whole genome shotgun sequence nucleotide sequence ttcataatttcaaagcattcaccgcaaaataatataagaattaataactggcgaaaaataagaaaaaaaattcactgacTGGCAGCGATTCGAACCTGCAGTAGCGCTGCGCCTCAGTTTATCAGTCCGCGACTCACAGCCTCCAGCCATGACCACGTTGAGGAATTTATTGCATTTCTGCTTCTTATAGggaaaatgtcaaaatcacaggatacagagattctataaatttgaagaattttcatgattttcgtgtaAAACACCGTTAGATAtgaaggaaatcgaatatttatatctctACTTACAAATTTACTTCGACTTGATTGCTGTTATCAgtgcaaaatgaaaaattcacgtctctccttgacaacttacatgaaacgaaatgctataagatttgaccaatttccatgaaaatctcaacaaaacgcaaagatACCATCAGTAAAGGACGTTTCGTACCATTTCAGTCCATTCTTTGCTTAAATATCTCGTTGAAAACAcctcaaataaccaaaataactCCAGTAGAAGCTTCAGCAAACGAATGTATTcgactgacacaaaacgattctgtttgaaaatatcatcaaatatacctcgaaaaacggatcTGAATCGAATctgaatcatcttttcttgcatctttcctctgaattcgtccaaattttaatgtttctagtcgaatatcatctgacgtttcgtatttataattaggggcgttcctactttgaatgccatcgatggattttatcggggaacacagatttaagagaaacgtcaaaatgttaccaaaattgcacatttttgcgtgaatttttcgagaaaacaaagacgaaaatcgaaaaaagggctccgttacttttccagttcatctttcgtgcatcagattgagccaaaacatctcgtcccgacgatatcctacgccccatctcgtttctagaagttttcacttttcgacgaaaatcgattttttcgtcgagtttgagaattattataaaataatcggggtacttttgccgaaaaaccccggtaccgtaacaaatgtccgtctttcctctttcgaaacgtattatcgcgtcccttcgTACTTCCCtgcgaacggtcgaaaaaagtgtaaacttttcttcccttttaaaaaaacgcgtttctttcccctttcccccccatagtactgattccacGATTAGTATATCTAACTAGTACGCGCCcttatctaccttgtaggtagatcaatatatcccaTAGATCTTCCTCaaaggtagatcaatgttgcccatagatctacctctTTGGGTAGATCAATatcgcccatagatctaccttttaagTAGATCAATTTAGCCCATAGAACTATTTTTTGGGTGGATTTAAttgtataataatttgaaattaattgaaatccAATTTTTTGATTTACCATATTTTATAGCTATTTGGCTCGTAACTGAagataattgaaatttattgttgatggggaattgttaaaaaaaaagaattccgaagaaataaaattaatttattaatttcatgaatattattattatcattggtGAAACAAcagtgaaatgaaaattgataatccaaataaaaaacagatttattattaaaatatttttttgaaaaatacccTTCAAAATTCTAGTTGTTTGTTGACCATTATATAAATCATAATGAAAAGAATTTATTCTTGTAATGAgagataaaatatatatttgaaaaagaacataaatgaagttttgttgaaattatacAATTGAACACACCTATCTGATTATTAAACATTGAATATTAAGTAAAACATCGGAATGAAACCAATGATGCATTacaatgataaaatataataacaaaacattgattataacattgaaataaaccAATGGAGATAATGgttttcatgaattttgtcTTCCGTTTCTTGTTCTTCAAAATTACTTCTGGTAATGGTTCTTCAAAGTTTCGTCATCTTCAATATggaacatgaaaaatattcaataaaatcttATCATTCGCAGAAGaagatattttcggttttacctttgttttttttatatcccATAGATCTTCCTCaaaggtagatcaatgttgcccatagatctacctctTTGGGTAGATCAATatcgcccatagatctaccttttaagTAGATCAATTTAGCCCATAGAACTATTTTTTGGGTGGATTTAAttgtataataatttgaaattaattgaaatccAATTTTTTGATTTACCATATTTTATAGCTATTTGGCTCGTAACTGAagataattgaaatttattgttgatggggaattgttaaaaaaaaagaattccgaagaaataaaattaatttattaatttcatgaatattattattatcattggtGAAACAAcagtgaaatgaaaattgataatccaaataaaaaacagatttattattaaaatatttttttgaaaaatacccTTCAAAATTCTAGTTGTTTGTTGACCATTATATAAATCATAATGAAAAGAATTTATTCTTGTAATGAgagataaaatatatatttgaaaaagaacataaatgaagttttgttgaaattatacAATTGAACACACCTATCTGATTATTAAACATTGAATATTAAGTAAAACATCGGAATGAAACCAATGATGCATTacaatgataaaatataataacaaaacattgattataacattgaaataaaccAATGGAGATAATGgttttcatgaattttgtcTTCCGTTTCTTGTTCTTCAAAATTACTTCTGGTAATGGTTCTTCAAAGTTTCGTCATCTTCAATATggaacatgaaaaatattcaataaaatcttATCATTCGCAGAAGaagatattttcggttttacctttgtttttttttattgttatatcCTCTAAGTAACCATTATGAAAGAATTCCTCACTGTTCGTTTAGGAGAACATTCAGTCATCATAAccatatatatttaaaattgagcTTCCGCTGTGTTTTTTTTGTGGAGTTTTTGTTTCGTTGTATAACCATCGCCCAtttcttttagaatttttcattaatgacCTGATATTGCCAATTATTATCATGCTCATTGATATTCCTATAGATCTAAAAAGATAAAAATCAGTGATAAAGTTATCATTTGTGATATAtcaaataaaattgatataatCTTGGATATTTCCATAAGTTACTGAAGCAAACTTTCAGCTGATGGAATCAATCACTTATCTTAAATAACATAGCTCTTCTTCGGCAATCGGGATGTTTTTGAATAACTCATAACAAAATCAGACTGCATATCATCTTGGGGAgttctgaattttgaaaataataattcatttaaatgGTCTATTTTCTTTTTCCATGTGAACTTACTCTCAGTAGCCTATTATTGAAGAGTCTTATTTTGCGTAGATCCATGAGTTTCCttgggtttttttttattatttaagtaCCTCCGTCCGTTTGTTAAaagtataaagaaaatttcagaacTGATCTATCATTCAAAGAAATACGTGAGGGCATAAggtagcaaaaaaaaattcatgataaataattaatcaaatgattatacaaaataattattaatttaaatttcgaAAGGCGTAAACTTGATTTAGTTTGTTGAGAAGAatgtattgaaatttattttcgcGAAtgataccatttttttttagattttattgattgatataATATATGATGACATAACCGTAAAAGCTTTGAATTCAAGAATCAAAGTTTCTTCCAAACAATAATTATTCTTTGTAGAAATAAGGAAGAATCAAAGGTAAATTAAAAGTGAACTAatggaaattttatatttcaaattaaaattgaattcaaaatacTACTGTATACTATATTTTTagtaaaaatttgttttgatgactttttcagTTTACCTTGATTTCGCGAGTGATGTATTTCCACTTTTACGCCATTCCATGATCGAGCCCTCGAGAACGCAACATAAAGTTGCCCGTGAGAAAAAACTGGACTATCCAAATAAATTCCGACCTGATCAAATGTCTGGCCTTGCGCTTTATTGATAGTAAGTGCGAAACAAACTTTTACTGGAAATTGTCGTCGTCTGAGTACAAAAGGTAGATTTCTATCGGCCGAAGTGAGGTCCATTCGTGGaattaggactttttttcctacAAAACGACCAGTTACAATTTCCGCTGTTAAAAGAACGTCTGTAACGGCTGATACTAATAATCGCGTTCCATTAATCAACCCATCTTGCAAACATAGATTCCGCAAAAGTATAATTGGTACGCCTGATTTCAACCTAAGTTCGTGCAATGGCATTCCACTGGGTGTTATAGTGTTTAAATATTCTTCAGGGAAGTTCGCAATCTCGTCTTCGTCATTCGAAACCACACTATCATTGCTATGAATTATAGTAAGAGTTCCGGAAAATCTATCGAGAATTCTGTCATTGAGTTGATTACAATGATCATTCTTGGGACATAGGATGGCGCGCGTAGAGAGCTGTTCTGGTGTAAGGGTATTAAGCTCTCCATAAATCTCATCAACGACATTATCCGTTAAGCATCGATTAGGAAGACAGATTAAATCATTGCAATCTTGTCCATCTTTGGTTATTTTTTCGTTGATGATACCGCGTCCGAGATCTTCAAGCCAAGAAGTGAAGTCTTCCTCGCCTTCCCTTACTCTCATATTTTGAACCAAGTTTAATACATGAAATCTATTCCAAACTCTAGAGtttgtgaaaaataattcaacctGTTGAACGCGACCTGGAGCTATAGGTAATAACTGTTTTACGTCCCCACCGAATAATATGCACTTACCACCGAAAGGTTCTGAATTAGAGCATATATCTCGAAGAAGTTCGTCTACTATGTTTATGACGTGGTAGTTCACCATCGATATCTCATCCCAAATAATGAGTTGAAGATTTCTTAAGTATCCAGCCTCTTCGGATTGTACGGTTATTGACGAACGGGTGTCTGCGTTAAAGTCCAAGGGTAATCGGAATGTGGAATGAACGGTCCTTCCATTCTTAAGAAGTAATGCGGCGATTCCTGTGAATGCAACGGCTATGGCCGGAATACGCAATATTTCGCAATACTCTAATAAAGCATTATAAATGAAAGTTTTTCCCGTTCCGCCGCTTCCTTGGACATAAAAATATCTGTCATTTACATCCGACTGTAATGCGTTGATGACTCGATCGAATACATTGCGTTGATCTGTATTCAAGTTATTTGGATTGAATTCTTCCACATTAGTTCtttcaatttgattattttcttcGTCGATATCGTGAATGTCATTTTCTGAGTCAGTCTCCGGTTCTGGCAAATTAAAATCGGACAAATTTCTGCCCAAAGCATTTAAAACGTAACTGATTCTGCGCAAACATCGATTTTCTGAATCACGTTCTGTATATCCTTTTTTGATAAAATCTTCGaacatacattttttgaaattttcccaGAGGTCTATTGGATTTCCAATCTCGCAAAAACATAACATATAAGCGAATAATTTTCTCATAGAACCTGGCATATCAACCAAAGCCGCATGTTCTAATGTTTTGAACCATTCGTGATCAGAGGCGATTAAATTTCTAGCTCGTACCGTTTCTGTGAAAGTTGGGTACATTACGCCGTGAAACGTGCGTAGATCTTCAAAGGAAGTTGGTCCAGCGACGTGCAATAGTAAAATgcgtaaatgaaatttttccttatATTTTGGACTGATTGTGTATAACCGAGGTATAACAGCGCAATTTTTTCGTCGTTTTATCCATCGATGTTCTTGATCGTTGAAGGAATAATATAACggaatttcgagatatttgaatttACGTGCGCTAGCATTTTCAACGTTCAATCGAAAATATGCTTCTAAACGGCTCAATTTTGGATATTGCAAAGCCACCTCCTCTTGTCCTTCTTCGAAATAAACGACTCGCTCTCCTGGGAGATGTACCGGCAATCTATATATTGCGTGACTTCTTCCTTGAATCGGAAAACCTAGCAAACGCCATGCTGATTCGCCAGAGGAAATATACCTTGATTCTATAAACGCTTTTATCTCGTCGTAAACAATTTCGTTTTTCAATTGGAGAATGGCAGCGTCTGGCCctttatttatgtatttgaaTACATACTTGACAGCTCCAACCGTCGTAACCACCTCTACATTTATGtgactttcatatttctgagaTAGATATGGACTGTACGGAACTACATCCCTGTTGTCAACGGTACACATAATACGATTTCTCGTAAACGCTGCTGTTCGACCGTCATTTCTCCGTCGGTATATCGGTATAGCTTTGTCGATCGCTGTATTCGTCGAAAatgattttggatattttttcgaacAAACACCCTCTACCATACAAGCTGCGTTTGGAGCACGATCACCACACGGACCGTGGATCATGGTTGACATAATAATTTGGAAAAGCTGCGAATTTTCCGCTGGCAGCTCGGCACATATGATTTTATCTACGTCTTCTGGATTGCGTAATTTATCCTTATCATCTAAAAATATCAAGCAATGCATATGTGGTAAACCCCgcttttgaaattcaattacgTAGACAAACGCAATTACTTCGccgaaaattttctttttcaaaatatcctCGAAAAATGCCTTTCTTTTCAATTCGAAAACACGGGCGATATATTCTGGTCTGTCTTGGGGATTCAATAAACTACTATTAATATTTTCCGTAATCTCCCGCCAATTTGGGTTGCATGTAAATGTTACAAATAGTGAGGGTCTACCAAATTTTGCCACAATCGCCATCGCGTCTTGGTAATTTTGCTGCATGAAACGTGCACCTCCCATGAAAGTACTCGGCAGTACAACGATTCTGCCGATTTTTTCATTTCCGACCGATTCGACTGCTGATTTACGCGCAACATAATCTTGCAGCCCGACGTAATTGTTGGCacgtaattttttttgatgggTACGTAAATAATGTAACCGATCACCCTCTACTTCCACATATTTATCAACAATGAATTGTTGTGTAAGTCGTCCGCAAAAAAGAATTGGATTGAATTTGCCGGATCGACTCATCAAACGATAGCACTCGAATTCTCGTTTTGAAATACGTTTTCCGCTCCGGTTACTCATTAAACTTATCGACCATCCCAATTCTCCATGGGGGAAAAGCAAAGGGTAACATAATGCATCTACGATTGGCGACAATTTTGGAATATCTCGATAAGTATTCTGTTGGCCTAGCGAGTTGTTTCCTATCAAATAAACGCGAATTGAACCTGGTGGAGGTACATCCCCGTCGACACTACTGAAAACACCACCTATTTCGTTAGAGGTTGTCGGAGCCGCATGTTTCTTCCGATCCGTATCCGGTTGGCCATGAAAATAGAGTCCGTATTGAGGAATCACGTCTTTTCCGCCGATTCCTCGCCCTTCCAAAACCTTTTTACCtaaattatgatatatttgtgCGAAAGgatgaatttttctcaaaagcGCATCAATTTGTTGCAATAATTTAGAATCACAACCGTCGTGCACATTATTGGACGTCCTCTTTCTGGTAGCTTCTCCAGAATCTATAAAATATAAAGATCCAAACGATGGATTGAGCGTATCAACATCTGATAATCGATGGTATATTTGCCCTGATACAACGATCACTGGGGCTCCGCTCGCTAAACCTTCTCTTCGGGCGAAGGAGGTTGAACCAAGTGCCAATAGAGTGTTGTACCCATAGACGTATCAAAAGAGACCTGATTGTTTACATTTGAAAGTGAGGCCAACATTCACTAGTCCACTATTTGTACTGGCCGACTGTAATCTGGTCTATTTCACTGGGGTAAAGCACTGTTGCCAGATTTATCATTTGGGCTGATGTTTCGGTTCAAAACTTCGTCCGCAGTTCATGTCTATGCGTTCTTAAACTTACTCCGAGTAAGCTATGATTACTCAAAAGCGTTCACAAACGTACTATTCCTTCCTCCGAGTATGCTCTTCGAGTATCACGGCTTATTCGGAGTAAATTTAAGAACGCAACCCTTGAATGATTCGGCGTCTGGGGAAGTACGGCAACACTGTTCTTATTTTATATAGGCAAATTGTCAAGATGGCAGGTTTCTTTCACATGGTCTGTCACATTTGTTGCATCGTTGTCAGCACGAGTCCTGAGATATTTAAGGagatttaaggaaataaatttgtgtgctttaatatttatttcgtgATTTGAGCGTTTTAGGCTGAATTTAgttgaatatatatttaaatatgatTCGTCAGTGTGAAATTTGTAAGAAAAGTAAGATTTCCCATCCGGATTTATCTTTTCATAAGTaagtaaaaaaatgtttaatattCCAGTGACGTAGGTAGATAAAATTATGTAGAATTAGAATAATgtgattgaatattcatttcagatTTCCATCTGATACCGAAAAGAGAGGAATTTGGGCTTCGCTCCTTGGATTTGAAAGCGTTAATTTCACTAAGAAGTTGGTATTTATTTGTTCGAACCATTTCAATCCAGACGATATTGAAATAAGGCCAAATGGAAAATTCCTCAAGCCAGATGTTGTCCCATTACCTTATCATACAACATTCGAgatttcaaatgaaaggtaatatgatttaaaaaaaaattcctctgctaatactgagattacatctacacaaTATGTTTTGTTGTTTGATGTTGATAATTtgttgtattgctctatctcaaaagaatatatatatatatatatatatatatatatatatatatataatttattgtgataataatataatataaatagtaACTATTTTAAACATACTTGATTTTATAATGGTGGTACTGAGTCTTTATATTCATTCTACTATTAGTATCGATATaggtatattatttttaatgtttcggaaatatttttcagttcagaCACAGTATCCGAACAAGAAGATAGTCGTATCAGCCCAACTACAGAGACAATGTGAGTTCTTGAGACTGCCTCATAGTTTGAAAACGAACTTTACAAATTAACTTTTGTTGAATCACCATACCAAGATAGAGGAGGTAGGTATTTAAAGAAGCTTttgaattcaaagaaaatttccaGAATATTATTCGATAATATGAATCATATGCATATTGAAGAATCAGAATTGacttcatttcattcattacagAAAGAGGTGCTATTTTAGCGATATGTCAAGCAGTGATTTCTTGACACCAGAGAAGTGACTCAGATACTTTACCAGAACCAataaaagtattagattttatgTAAGTCTGCATTAATGGTTCATGGAAGATGCCTGTTGGATACTTCTTATTGAATGGATTATCTGCagtggaaaaattaaaattattgaaaaaaatgccttGAATTCATCAATGAGAGTGGAATCACAGTTACATCAATTACATTCGATGGCACtgtaacaaatttttcaatggcaGAGAAGTTGGGCGCAGATTACAGTAATCATTCTGATCTGAAAACTAGCTTCATAGATCCCATCACAAAAAATGAGATTTTCGTTTTTTAGATACCTGTCATATAATCAAACTTGTTCGGAATTGTTTTGCTTTACAAATTTGTCTGGAGGATGGTAGTCAGTGAAAGATCCAGTGTAATTTTGTGGAGAGATTAGTAGACGTCCTCAATAGAGAgcctttatttttgaatttggtgACTTGGTATATGTTGAAAATAGTAACAAAATCAATAGGAAAACATTAGAAGAACTCAGAATCGGTCCTGTCCGgattttaaagaaaatttcttattcaatttttgaaatagaatatgGTCACAAGAAAAaagaatcaaaaattttttatatattaagTAAGTTGGGTACATATGTTCCATTATGAtgcattgatt carries:
- the LOC123676313 gene encoding uncharacterized protein LOC123676313; the encoded protein is MSNRSGKRISKREFECYRLMSRSGKFNPILFCGRLTQQFIVDKYVEVEGDRLHYLRTHQKKLRANNYVGLQDYVARKSAVESVGNEKIGRIVVLPSTFMGGARFMQQNYQDAMAIVAKFGRPSLFVTFTCNPNWREITENINSSLLNPQDRPEYIARVFELKRKAFFEDILKKKIFGEVIAFVYVIEFQKRGLPHMHCLIFLDDKDKLRNPEDVDKIICAELPAENSQLFQIIMSTMIHGPCGDRAPNAACMVEGVCSKKYPKSFSTNTAIDKAIPIYRRRNDGRTAAFTRNRIMCTVDNRDVVPYSPYLSQKYESHINVEVVTTVGAVKYVFKYINKGPDAAILQLKNEIVYDEIKAFIESRYISSGESAWRLLGFPIQGRSHAIYRLPVHLPGERVVYFEEGQEEVALQYPKLSRLEAYFRLNVENASARKFKYLEIPLYYSFNDQEHRWIKRRKNCAVIPRLYTISPKYKEKFHLRILLLHVAGPTSFEDLRTFHGVMYPTFTETVRARNLIASDHEWFKTLEHAALVDMPGSMRKLFAYMLCFCEIGNPIDLWENFKKCMFEDFIKKGYTERDSENRCLRRISYVLNALGRNLSDFNLPEPETDSENDIHDIDEENNQIERTNVEEFNPNNLNTDQRNVFDRVINALQSDVNDRYFYVQGSGGTGKTFIYNALLEYCEILRIPAIAVAFTGIAALLLKNGRTVHSTFRLPLDFNADTRSSITVQSEEAGYLRNLQLIIWDEISMVNYHVINIVDELLRDICSNSEPFGGKCILFGGDVKQLLPIAPGRVQQVELFFTNSRVWNRFHVLNLVQNMRVREGEEDFTSWLEDLGRGIINEKITKDGQDCNDLICLPNRCLTDNVVDEIYGELNTLTPEQLSTRAILCPKNDHCNQLNDRILDRFSGTLTIIHSNDSVVSNDEDEIANFPEEYLNTITPSGMPLHELRLKSGVPIILLRNLCLQDGLINGTRLLVSAVTDVLLTAEIVTGRFVGKKVLIPRMDLTSADRNLPFVLRRRQFPVKVCFALTINKAQGQTFDQVGIYLDSPVFSHGQLYVAFSRARSWNGVKVEIHHSRNQGKLKKSSKQIFTKNIVYSSILNSILI